In Camelina sativa cultivar DH55 chromosome 16, Cs, whole genome shotgun sequence, a single window of DNA contains:
- the LOC104751771 gene encoding translocon-associated protein subunit alpha → MMNLRVLFLALLLLASPLLQVARCQSDAEDHSSLVDDVVGEHSDDAVEEDDQDLDNLTSAPGVETVCVFPKNTAKLVPAGEETELLVALKNDGKTNVGVMGIRASVHLPYDHKLLVQNLTMLRFNNASIPTSRQATFSYIFAVSHYLQPGAFDLVGYIIYDVEGKPFQSVFYNGTIEVVESGGLISGESVFLITLGIGLLLLLGLWAYSQVQRLTKKTKKVSKVEVGTRSTDASLDEWLEGTTLRKTLSGKSKNKKN, encoded by the exons ATGATGAATCTTAGGGTTTTGTTCCTCGCTCTCCTTCTACTCgcatctcctcttcttcaag TTGCTAGATGTCAATCTGATGCCGAGGATCATTCCAGTCTTGTTGACGATGTTGTGGGAGAACACAGTGATGATGCCGTTGAGGAAGATGACCAGGATTTGGATAACTTGACCTCTGCTCCAGGAGTTGAGACTGTTTGTGTCTTCCCCAAAAACACTGCCAAAT TGGTTCCAGCTGGAGAAGAGACTGAGCTCCTTGTTGCTTTGAAGAATGATG GGAAAACTAACGTCGGGGTAATGGGAATTAGGGCCAGCGTTCATCTTCCTTATGATCACAAGTTGTTGGTTCAGAATCTAACCATGCTG AGATTCAACAATGCATCCATCCCAACGTCTCGTCAAGCTACATTCTCTTACATCTTTGCAGTCAGTCATTACCTGCAG CCTGGAGCATTTGATCTGGTGGGTTATATCATTTACGACGTGGAAGGAAAGCCATTCCAGAGTGTCTTCTACAATGGAACTATAGAGGTAGTTGAATCTGGAGGGCTCATCAGCGGCGAATCTGTCTTCCTTATTACACTTGGAATCggtctcctccttctcctcggTCTATGGGCATACAGCCAAGTACAGCGTCTCACTAAG aaaaccaaaaaggtGTCCAAGGTTGAAGTAGGAACCAGGTCTACTGACGCATCACTTGACGAATGGCTCGAG GGAACTACTCTGAGGAAGACATTGTCTGGGAAAtcgaagaacaagaagaactaA